In Sphingopyxis sp. 113P3, one DNA window encodes the following:
- a CDS encoding HpcH/HpaI aldolase/citrate lyase family protein: MRLRSLLFVPGDRPERFAKAAASGADAIILDLEDSVSPANKQAAREAIADYLAGTREVVTLVRVNPLDGHMTAADVTAVIGARPDAIMLPKAEGASSIAQLDTILRSESASDASLPAILPIATETPSAIFTLGSYREVRDRLVGLTWGAEDLPAAIGAATSREADGSYTEPYRVARALTLFAGHAAGVAAIDTVFPAIKDEAGLAAYAARARRDGFTGMMAIHPSQVAPINAAFTPSADEVARAQAIVDAFAANPGAGVLQVDGKMVDAPHLKQARHLLSLAD; the protein is encoded by the coding sequence ATGCGCCTCCGCTCGCTTCTCTTCGTCCCCGGCGACCGGCCCGAACGCTTTGCCAAGGCGGCGGCGTCTGGTGCCGACGCGATCATCCTCGACCTTGAGGATTCGGTTTCGCCCGCGAACAAGCAGGCGGCGCGTGAAGCCATTGCCGATTATCTCGCCGGCACCCGCGAAGTGGTGACGCTGGTGCGCGTCAATCCGCTCGACGGGCATATGACCGCCGCCGACGTCACCGCCGTCATAGGCGCCCGGCCCGACGCGATCATGTTGCCCAAGGCCGAAGGGGCGTCGAGCATCGCGCAGCTCGACACGATATTGCGCAGTGAATCCGCCTCCGATGCGTCGCTGCCCGCAATCCTGCCGATCGCGACCGAAACGCCATCGGCGATCTTCACGCTCGGCAGCTACCGCGAGGTCAGGGACCGGCTCGTCGGCCTGACGTGGGGCGCCGAAGACCTTCCGGCGGCGATCGGTGCGGCGACGAGTCGCGAGGCCGACGGCAGCTATACCGAGCCCTATCGGGTCGCGCGCGCGCTCACGCTGTTCGCGGGGCACGCCGCAGGGGTTGCCGCGATTGATACGGTATTCCCTGCAATCAAGGACGAGGCGGGGCTCGCGGCCTATGCGGCGCGGGCGCGGCGCGACGGCTTCACGGGCATGATGGCGATCCACCCCTCGCAGGTCGCGCCGATCAACGCGGCCTTCACGCCCTCGGCCGACGAGGTCGCGCGCGCGCAGGCGATTGTCGATGCCTTTGCGGCGAATCCGGGCGCGGGCGTGCTGCAGGTCGATGGCAAGATGGTCGACGCTCCGCACCTCAAGCAGGCTCGGCATCTGCTGTCGCTGGCGGACTGA
- a CDS encoding phospholipase D-like domain-containing protein gives MSEADPTPIVEAGRNCWRIERATKARMIVDAADYYELLARLMAEAKERILLIGWDFDPRISLTPDADGSGEALGHYMLRLAKNCPERDIDILRWNFGGLKHFAIPSILTMIVRWKVTRSISFRLDSAHPVGCSHHQKVAVFDDHLAVCGGIDVGARRWDTREHQDDDPHRLAPNGKPYMPWHDSTMILSGPVGEALAALGNERWQRATNKPLRDLRGAGERWPEDLEADFRDVEVAISRTRAVYDGYPEIREIEQLYLDLIAGAKRFIYFENQYFTCGKIAAAIAERLNQDDPPEFVMVMPETADGWLEQVAMDAARVKLVREISKAKHGDRLRVYYPRTARGDPIYVHAKTAIVDDRLIRVGSANLNNRSMGLDSECDVTIDAALSANRGIEPSIARLRESLIAEHLGVEPAEVARHFARSGSLIETIEVLRGEGRSLELLDLVAPGPFDDFIAENELLDPTSPDVMFESLTERGLKKSWHRGTAWMKRRRPFRRKG, from the coding sequence ATGAGCGAGGCCGATCCCACCCCCATCGTCGAAGCGGGGCGCAATTGCTGGCGGATCGAGCGCGCCACTAAGGCGCGCATGATCGTCGACGCGGCGGATTATTACGAACTGCTCGCGCGGCTGATGGCGGAGGCGAAGGAACGCATCCTGCTGATCGGCTGGGATTTTGATCCGCGCATTTCGCTGACTCCCGATGCCGATGGCAGCGGCGAGGCACTCGGCCATTACATGCTGCGCCTCGCCAAGAATTGTCCCGAGCGCGACATCGACATCCTGCGTTGGAATTTCGGGGGGTTGAAACATTTCGCGATCCCCAGCATCCTCACGATGATCGTGCGCTGGAAGGTCACGCGCTCGATCAGTTTCCGCCTCGACAGTGCGCATCCGGTGGGGTGTAGTCATCACCAGAAGGTCGCGGTGTTCGATGACCATCTTGCGGTGTGCGGCGGGATCGACGTGGGCGCGCGCCGCTGGGACACGCGCGAGCACCAGGATGACGACCCGCACCGTCTCGCGCCGAACGGCAAGCCCTATATGCCGTGGCACGATTCGACGATGATCCTCTCGGGGCCGGTCGGCGAAGCGCTTGCCGCTCTTGGTAACGAACGCTGGCAGCGCGCGACGAACAAACCGCTCCGCGACTTGCGCGGGGCTGGCGAGCGCTGGCCTGAGGATCTTGAGGCCGATTTTCGCGATGTCGAAGTGGCGATCTCGCGGACCCGCGCGGTATATGACGGCTACCCCGAAATCCGCGAGATCGAACAGCTCTATCTCGACCTCATTGCGGGTGCCAAGCGGTTCATCTATTTCGAGAATCAATATTTCACCTGCGGCAAGATCGCCGCCGCCATCGCTGAGCGTCTGAACCAGGACGATCCCCCGGAATTCGTCATGGTGATGCCGGAAACAGCCGACGGCTGGCTTGAACAGGTGGCGATGGACGCCGCGCGGGTGAAGCTGGTGCGCGAGATCTCCAAGGCGAAGCACGGCGACCGGCTGCGGGTCTATTATCCCCGGACCGCGCGCGGCGATCCCATCTATGTCCACGCCAAGACCGCGATCGTTGACGACCGGCTGATCCGCGTCGGATCGGCCAATCTGAACAATCGCTCGATGGGGCTCGACAGCGAGTGCGACGTCACGATCGACGCGGCGCTTTCGGCGAACCGTGGGATCGAACCGTCGATCGCGCGGCTACGTGAATCGTTGATTGCCGAACATCTGGGCGTGGAACCGGCAGAGGTCGCGCGCCACTTCGCACGCAGCGGGTCGCTGATCGAAACGATCGAGGTGCTTCGGGGTGAGGGACGCTCGCTCGAACTGCTCGACTTGGTTGCCCCCGGGCCGTTCGACGATTTCATCGCCGAGAATGAGCTGCTCGATCCAACGAGTCCCGACGTGATGTTCGAAAGCCTGACCGAGCGCGGCCTGAAGAAAAGCTGGCACCGCGGCACGGCGTGGATGAAACGCCGGCGGCCTTTTCGGCGGAAAGGCTGA
- a CDS encoding acyl-CoA dehydrogenase C-terminal domain-containing protein has translation MPAYRAPVQDTLFLINDVLGIERYASLPGFANATPDMIEAVLTEAGKFCEEVLFPINYSGDQEGCTRHEDGSVTTPKGFKEAYKAYCDAGWTLLTQPEEFGGQGLPHVVGFPVEEYRMAANQAFAMYPGLTQGAIAAILAKGSEEQKQLYVPRMVSGEWGGTMNLTEPHCGTDLGLIRTRAVPNGDGSYAVTGTKIFISSGEHDLTDNIIHLVLAKTPDAPDSVKGISLFIVPKFLVNDDGSLGERNSLSCGSIEHKMGIHANATCVMNYDGAKGWMVGEENKGLAAMFIMMNAARLGVGIQGLGQADVAFQNAVQYAQDRRQGRALTGPKDPQEKADPLFVHPDVRRMLMDGKALVEGLRALCLWGALQVDLSHAAESEEERQQADDLISLLTPVIKGYGTDKGYEVATNAQQVFGGHGYIEEQGMSQYVRDARITMIYEGANGVQAMDLVGRKLAQNGGRAVQAFFTIVDAECAAAQDGPLADFATRLEKANGELKAATMWFMANGMTNPNNVGAGAHHYMHIMGIVALGLMWLRMAEAAQKALDEGRGDKGFLDAKLVTARYFGERFMPDAGALRRKIEAGSEAMMALAPAQFFAA, from the coding sequence ATGCCCGCCTATCGCGCTCCTGTGCAGGACACGCTTTTTCTGATCAACGATGTGCTTGGCATTGAGCGCTATGCGAGCCTGCCGGGCTTCGCCAACGCGACGCCCGACATGATCGAGGCGGTGCTGACCGAAGCGGGAAAATTCTGCGAGGAAGTGCTCTTCCCGATCAACTATTCGGGCGATCAGGAAGGCTGCACGCGGCACGAGGACGGCTCGGTGACGACGCCCAAGGGGTTCAAGGAAGCTTATAAGGCTTATTGCGATGCCGGCTGGACGCTGCTGACCCAGCCCGAGGAGTTCGGCGGGCAGGGACTCCCGCACGTGGTCGGCTTTCCGGTCGAGGAATATCGCATGGCGGCGAACCAGGCCTTCGCCATGTATCCCGGGCTGACGCAGGGTGCGATCGCGGCCATTCTCGCCAAGGGCTCGGAAGAGCAGAAACAGCTCTACGTCCCCAGGATGGTTTCGGGCGAATGGGGCGGCACGATGAACCTGACCGAGCCGCATTGCGGTACGGACCTCGGCCTCATCCGCACGCGGGCGGTGCCGAACGGCGACGGCAGCTATGCAGTGACGGGCACCAAGATCTTCATCTCTTCGGGCGAGCACGACCTCACCGACAACATCATCCACCTCGTTCTCGCGAAGACCCCCGACGCGCCCGACAGCGTCAAGGGCATTTCACTGTTTATCGTGCCCAAGTTCCTCGTGAACGACGACGGCTCGCTCGGCGAGCGCAACAGCCTTTCGTGCGGCTCGATCGAGCACAAGATGGGCATTCACGCCAACGCAACCTGCGTGATGAATTATGACGGTGCGAAAGGCTGGATGGTCGGCGAGGAGAATAAGGGCCTCGCGGCGATGTTCATCATGATGAACGCCGCGCGCCTCGGCGTCGGCATTCAGGGACTGGGGCAGGCCGATGTCGCGTTCCAGAACGCCGTCCAATATGCGCAGGACCGTCGCCAGGGCCGCGCGCTGACCGGGCCCAAGGACCCCCAGGAGAAAGCCGATCCCCTGTTCGTCCACCCCGATGTGCGCCGCATGCTGATGGACGGCAAGGCCCTGGTCGAGGGACTGCGCGCGCTCTGCCTCTGGGGTGCGCTCCAGGTCGACCTGTCTCATGCTGCCGAGAGCGAGGAGGAGCGGCAGCAGGCCGACGATCTCATCAGCCTGCTAACTCCGGTCATCAAGGGCTATGGCACCGACAAGGGCTATGAAGTCGCGACCAACGCGCAGCAGGTGTTCGGCGGTCACGGCTACATCGAGGAACAGGGCATGAGCCAATATGTCCGCGATGCGCGCATCACGATGATCTACGAGGGCGCGAACGGCGTGCAGGCGATGGACCTCGTCGGTCGCAAGCTCGCGCAGAACGGCGGGCGCGCGGTGCAGGCCTTTTTCACGATCGTCGACGCCGAATGCGCCGCCGCCCAGGACGGCCCGCTCGCCGATTTCGCGACGCGCCTCGAAAAGGCGAACGGCGAACTCAAGGCCGCGACGATGTGGTTCATGGCGAACGGCATGACCAATCCGAACAATGTCGGTGCGGGGGCGCACCATTACATGCACATCATGGGTATCGTCGCGCTGGGCCTGATGTGGCTGCGTATGGCCGAAGCCGCTCAGAAGGCGCTGGACGAGGGCCGGGGCGACAAGGGCTTCCTCGACGCCAAGCTCGTCACCGCGCGCTATTTCGGCGAGCGCTTCATGCCCGACGCGGGCGCGTTGCGGCGGAAGATCGAGGCCGGCAGCGAAGCGATGATGGCGCTTGCGCCCGCGCAATTTTTCGCGGCCTGA
- a CDS encoding MerR family transcriptional regulator yields MTDEYGHAHIDTPDHLGREQFSITDLSTEFGVTARALRFYEDEGLISPSRKGLSRIYSKRDRARLAWILRAKRTGFSLADIREMIDLYDVGDGRKLQRQVTIEKCQERIALLRRQRDDIDSAVDELSRFIEMVKKVDAGQKAD; encoded by the coding sequence ATGACCGACGAATACGGCCACGCCCATATCGACACGCCGGACCATCTGGGACGTGAACAGTTCAGCATCACCGATTTGTCGACCGAATTCGGCGTGACGGCGCGCGCACTTCGTTTTTACGAGGATGAAGGGCTGATCAGCCCTTCGCGCAAGGGGCTGTCGCGCATCTATTCCAAGCGCGATCGCGCCCGCCTCGCCTGGATTCTTCGCGCCAAGCGCACCGGTTTCAGCCTCGCGGACATTCGCGAAATGATCGATCTTTACGACGTCGGCGATGGCCGCAAGCTGCAACGCCAGGTGACGATCGAAAAGTGCCAGGAACGGATTGCGCTCCTGCGTCGTCAGCGCGATGATATTGACAGTGCTGTAGATGAACTGTCACGCTTCATCGAAATGGTGAAGAAGGTCGACGCCGGCCAGAAGGCCGACTGA
- the hisI gene encoding phosphoribosyl-AMP cyclohydrolase: protein MADPRDTTDRFLPRFDAAGLVTAIVVEADTHALLMVAHMNAEAIRLTRETGQAHFWSRSRGALWRKGETSGNGLSMVEMRVDCDQDALFLVVRPAGPACHTGRRSCFYRRVEDDGTLTFLDDDAQG, encoded by the coding sequence ATGGCCGACCCGCGCGACACCACCGACCGCTTCCTGCCCCGCTTCGATGCCGCGGGGCTGGTAACCGCGATCGTCGTCGAGGCGGACACCCACGCACTGTTGATGGTCGCGCATATGAATGCAGAAGCAATCCGGCTGACGCGGGAAACCGGGCAGGCGCATTTCTGGTCGCGCTCGCGCGGCGCGCTGTGGCGCAAGGGCGAGACCTCCGGCAACGGATTGTCGATGGTGGAGATGCGTGTCGATTGCGATCAGGACGCGCTGTTTCTGGTCGTGCGACCCGCGGGCCCCGCTTGCCACACCGGGCGCCGTTCCTGCTTTTATCGCCGGGTGGAGGACGACGGGACCCTGACGTTCCTCGACGATGATGCGCAGGGCTAG
- the purF gene encoding amidophosphoribosyltransferase: MLTTHPFDDDKLREECGVFGIHGADSAAAVVALGLHALQHRGQEAAGITAFDGREFHSHRAMGHVAGNFDRDDIMRQLGGASAIGHVRYSTTGETALRNVQPLFADLATGGFAVAHNGNISNATALRKILVRRGSIFQSTSDTEVIIHLVATSSYRTLLDRFIDALKQVEGAYSLIVLTAEGMIGCRDPLGIRPLVIGKLNDAFILASETVALDVVGAEFVRSVEPGELVIIRDGELTSHHPFADRPARPCIFEYVYFSRPDSIVDGTSVYSVRKAIGAELARENPVEADLVIPVPDSGTPAAIGYAQESGIPFELGIIRSHYVGRTFIQPGDKVRHLGVKLKHNANKALITGKRIVLIDDSIVRGTTSLKIVQMMRDAGAAEVHMRIASPPTQHSCFYGVDTPERAKLLAAQMTIGQMANFINADSLAFLTIDGLYRALGEVKRNDDIPQYCDACFTGDYPTTLTDFDEHALEDQFSLLAERVV, translated from the coding sequence ATGCTGACGACCCATCCTTTCGACGACGACAAACTCCGCGAGGAGTGCGGCGTCTTTGGCATTCATGGCGCCGATAGCGCCGCCGCCGTGGTTGCCCTTGGCCTCCATGCACTGCAGCATCGCGGACAGGAAGCGGCTGGCATCACCGCCTTTGACGGCAGGGAGTTTCACTCGCATCGGGCAATGGGTCATGTCGCGGGCAATTTCGACCGTGACGACATCATGCGTCAGCTCGGCGGTGCATCCGCGATCGGCCATGTCCGCTATTCAACCACCGGCGAGACCGCGCTGCGCAATGTCCAGCCGCTGTTCGCCGACCTTGCAACCGGTGGTTTCGCCGTCGCGCACAACGGCAATATCTCGAATGCGACGGCGCTGCGGAAAATTCTCGTTCGCCGCGGTTCGATCTTCCAATCGACCAGCGATACCGAGGTCATCATCCACCTTGTCGCAACCTCGAGCTATCGCACCTTGCTCGACCGCTTCATTGACGCACTGAAGCAGGTCGAGGGCGCCTATTCGCTGATCGTCCTGACCGCAGAGGGCATGATCGGCTGCCGTGATCCGCTGGGCATCCGTCCGCTTGTCATCGGCAAGCTCAACGACGCCTTCATCCTCGCCTCAGAAACGGTGGCGCTTGATGTCGTCGGCGCAGAGTTCGTCCGCTCGGTCGAACCCGGCGAACTCGTCATCATCCGCGACGGCGAACTGACCTCGCACCATCCGTTCGCGGATCGGCCCGCGCGCCCGTGCATCTTCGAATATGTCTATTTCTCGCGCCCGGATTCGATCGTCGACGGCACGAGCGTCTATTCGGTACGCAAGGCGATCGGCGCGGAACTCGCGCGCGAGAACCCCGTCGAGGCCGATCTGGTCATTCCCGTCCCCGACTCGGGCACGCCGGCGGCGATCGGTTATGCGCAGGAATCGGGCATTCCCTTTGAACTTGGCATCATTCGCTCGCATTATGTCGGGCGTACCTTCATCCAGCCGGGCGACAAGGTCCGGCACCTCGGCGTCAAGTTGAAGCACAATGCCAACAAGGCGCTGATCACGGGCAAGCGGATCGTGCTGATCGACGATTCGATCGTGCGCGGGACGACCAGCCTGAAAATCGTGCAGATGATGCGCGATGCGGGCGCGGCCGAGGTGCACATGCGCATCGCGAGCCCGCCGACCCAACATAGCTGCTTCTATGGCGTCGACACGCCCGAACGCGCCAAGCTGCTCGCGGCGCAGATGACGATCGGCCAGATGGCGAATTTCATAAACGCCGACAGCCTCGCCTTCCTGACCATTGACGGTCTCTATCGCGCGCTTGGCGAAGTGAAGCGCAATGACGATATCCCGCAATATTGCGACGCCTGCTTTACCGGCGACTATCCGACCACGCTGACAGATTTCGATGAGCACGCGCTGGAGGATCAATTTTCGTTGCTTGCTGAACGAGTTGTCTGA
- a CDS encoding SDR family NAD(P)-dependent oxidoreductase yields MSRTSQELAGQVALVTGASRGIGEAIAFSLGTRGAHVVITARTAGGLEELEDRIHNAGGSATIAPLDLTDGDSIARLASAMAERWQQLDMLVLNAAMLGTLTPVGAIDGKEFNKLLTLNLVAQQALIANFDPLLRRAASGRLLALSTGVAREPRAYWGAYAASKAALEVLVTSYGAEMRNISNVRTAILNPGGTRTQMRARAYPGEDPQSIKEPAAVGEFVAKLMIDGFDSTDYHALPKVMADA; encoded by the coding sequence ATGAGCAGAACGTCACAAGAGCTTGCTGGCCAGGTTGCGCTCGTTACCGGCGCGAGCCGCGGTATAGGGGAAGCGATTGCCTTTTCGCTCGGGACCCGCGGTGCCCACGTCGTCATTACCGCGCGCACTGCGGGAGGACTCGAAGAGCTTGAGGACCGCATTCACAACGCCGGCGGTAGCGCGACCATTGCGCCGCTCGACTTGACCGACGGCGATAGCATCGCCCGCCTCGCGAGTGCGATGGCCGAACGCTGGCAACAGCTCGACATGCTCGTCCTCAACGCCGCAATGCTCGGCACGCTGACCCCCGTGGGCGCGATTGATGGCAAGGAATTCAACAAGCTGCTGACCTTGAATCTGGTCGCGCAGCAGGCCTTGATCGCCAACTTCGACCCGCTGCTCCGTCGCGCGGCAAGCGGCCGCCTGCTCGCGCTGTCGACCGGCGTTGCGCGCGAGCCCCGCGCCTATTGGGGCGCCTATGCAGCGTCGAAAGCGGCGCTTGAGGTGCTGGTGACCAGCTACGGCGCCGAAATGCGCAATATCTCCAACGTTCGCACCGCAATCCTCAATCCCGGCGGCACCCGCACCCAGATGCGCGCGCGCGCCTATCCGGGCGAGGATCCACAGAGCATCAAGGAACCCGCCGCAGTCGGCGAGTTCGTTGCGAAACTAATGATCGACGGCTTCGACAGCACCGATTATCACGCGCTGCCCAAGGTGATGGCCGACGCTTAA
- a CDS encoding serine hydrolase domain-containing protein, with the protein MRRYLAAALLCAAAVGYGTPAATQVTDNLPEDLNVLFWSQDQRDAAFRTMETVPKVVVHTIKAGGTAYPLPDGPALDVGVDVDAYMAKQRNAGLIIVQDGKVRLEKYALGYGATGRWTSFSVAKSFTSTLVGAAVKDGYIKSLDDKVTAYIPGLKGSAYDDVSVRQLLTMTSGVKWNEDYTDPKSDVAQFNLQKPVAGEDITVSYMKTLPREAPAGSKWVYKTGETNLIGVLVSSATGKTLSDYLSEKVWKPFGMEQDAVWMLGPTGHEISGCCMSASLRDYARFGQFILGGGVADGQKVLPDDWLAAATTKQADIDIPGRGYGYQWWTNDDGSFAAQGIFGQGIFIDPKRKLVIASNGNWPAATDPEGVGAAREAFYRAVQAAVDREAD; encoded by the coding sequence ATGCGACGATATCTAGCGGCGGCGCTGCTCTGCGCCGCTGCGGTGGGCTATGGAACGCCCGCTGCAACCCAGGTCACCGATAATCTGCCAGAGGATCTGAATGTGCTGTTCTGGAGCCAGGATCAACGCGACGCCGCCTTTCGTACCATGGAAACCGTTCCCAAGGTCGTCGTCCACACGATCAAGGCGGGCGGGACCGCCTATCCGCTGCCCGATGGCCCTGCGCTCGACGTCGGCGTCGATGTCGACGCTTATATGGCGAAGCAGCGCAATGCTGGACTGATCATCGTTCAGGACGGGAAGGTCCGGCTCGAGAAATATGCGCTCGGCTATGGCGCCACGGGCCGCTGGACCAGCTTTTCGGTCGCAAAGAGCTTCACCTCGACCCTTGTCGGTGCGGCGGTGAAGGATGGCTATATCAAGAGCCTCGACGACAAGGTGACGGCCTATATTCCCGGTCTCAAGGGATCGGCCTATGACGATGTCAGCGTGCGCCAGCTGCTCACCATGACCTCCGGCGTCAAATGGAACGAGGATTATACCGATCCCAAGTCCGATGTCGCGCAGTTCAACCTCCAGAAGCCGGTTGCAGGCGAGGATATAACCGTCAGCTATATGAAGACCTTACCGCGCGAAGCGCCCGCAGGTTCAAAGTGGGTCTACAAGACCGGCGAAACCAATCTGATCGGCGTTCTGGTGTCGAGCGCGACGGGCAAGACGCTGTCCGACTATCTGTCGGAAAAGGTCTGGAAGCCCTTTGGCATGGAGCAGGACGCGGTGTGGATGCTCGGGCCGACGGGCCACGAGATCAGCGGCTGCTGCATGTCGGCCAGCCTGCGCGACTATGCGCGGTTCGGTCAGTTCATCCTCGGTGGCGGCGTTGCGGATGGTCAGAAAGTGTTGCCGGACGACTGGCTCGCCGCGGCAACCACCAAGCAGGCGGACATCGACATTCCGGGCCGCGGCTATGGCTATCAATGGTGGACCAACGACGATGGCAGCTTTGCCGCGCAGGGCATCTTTGGCCAGGGCATTTTCATCGACCCGAAGCGAAAGCTGGTGATCGCCTCGAACGGCAACTGGCCCGCAGCCACCGACCCCGAGGGCGTCGGCGCGGCGCGCGAGGCTTTTTACAGGGCGGTGCAGGCTGCGGTGGACCGCGAAGCCGACTGA
- a CDS encoding SAM-dependent methyltransferase codes for MNTHVSPRRGKELLRADRVFRSGGGLAWLMAHAPSGVFHRMLDRIDRGLDYGTLEGHLPDGSVRILGARDEGPTAVVHLHSWAALARLALTGSVGWYRAWEHDEWSSPDPVPLFDLFMRNGEALGSVGRAHGPWRWVNGLVHAFNRNSRRGAKRNIHAHYDLGNDFYRLWLDSKMNYSSALFASPEMTLDEAQNAKVDAILDRLDLRSGSRLLEIGCGWGALAERAVERHDVLYTGITLSPAQAEVAATRIAAVDLVGRSKVELCDYRDVQGPFDAIASVEMVEAVGHAYWPAYLDAIARLLRPGGKAAIQYIMIKDTLFEAYAAGSDFIQAYIFPGGCLISESRFRALAEARGLAWRDVRRFGEDYAETLRRWRERFDAVVASGQLPAGFDERFVRLWRYYLQYCEGGFRGGGIDVAQVTLEKNV; via the coding sequence ATGAACACGCATGTCAGTCCCCGCCGCGGCAAGGAATTGCTGCGTGCCGACCGGGTGTTTCGCTCGGGCGGCGGGCTGGCGTGGCTGATGGCGCACGCGCCGTCGGGCGTGTTCCACCGCATGCTCGACCGCATCGACCGCGGCCTCGATTATGGCACGCTGGAGGGCCATCTGCCCGACGGCAGCGTGCGGATTCTGGGCGCGCGGGATGAAGGGCCCACCGCCGTCGTCCATCTGCATAGCTGGGCCGCGCTGGCGCGACTCGCGCTAACGGGGTCCGTTGGGTGGTATCGCGCCTGGGAGCACGACGAATGGTCGTCGCCCGACCCCGTGCCGCTGTTCGACCTGTTCATGCGCAACGGCGAAGCGCTCGGCAGCGTCGGCCGCGCGCACGGACCGTGGCGCTGGGTGAATGGCTTGGTCCACGCCTTCAACCGCAACAGCCGCCGCGGGGCAAAGCGAAACATCCATGCTCATTATGATTTAGGCAATGATTTCTATCGCTTGTGGCTCGATTCCAAAATGAATTATTCGAGCGCGCTGTTCGCAAGCCCCGAAATGACGCTCGATGAGGCGCAGAATGCCAAGGTCGACGCGATCCTTGACCGGCTCGACCTTCGCTCGGGCAGCCGGTTGCTCGAGATCGGCTGCGGCTGGGGCGCCCTTGCCGAGCGCGCCGTCGAGCGGCACGACGTTCTTTACACGGGCATCACCTTGTCGCCTGCGCAGGCAGAGGTCGCTGCGACGCGTATTGCGGCGGTCGATCTTGTCGGCCGATCGAAGGTCGAGCTTTGCGACTATCGGGACGTGCAGGGACCGTTCGACGCGATAGCGAGCGTCGAGATGGTCGAGGCGGTCGGGCACGCCTATTGGCCCGCCTATCTCGACGCGATCGCCCGCTTGCTGCGCCCCGGCGGCAAGGCAGCGATCCAGTACATCATGATCAAGGACACGTTGTTCGAGGCCTATGCGGCGGGCAGCGACTTCATCCAGGCTTATATCTTCCCCGGCGGCTGCCTGATCTCCGAAAGCCGCTTCCGCGCGCTGGCGGAGGCGCGAGGACTGGCCTGGCGTGATGTGCGGCGCTTTGGCGAGGATTATGCCGAAACGCTGCGTCGGTGGCGCGAGCGCTTCGACGCCGTCGTCGCGTCGGGGCAGCTTCCCGCCGGGTTCGACGAGCGCTTTGTGCGACTGTGGCGCTATTACCTCCAATATTGCGAAGGCGGCTTCCGCGGCGGCGGTATCGACGTCGCCCAGGTAACACTCGAAAAGAATGTCTGA
- a CDS encoding 2-oxoacid:ferredoxin oxidoreductase subunit beta, which produces MNEMTTIAKTTTLKDWESDQEVRWCPGCGDYAILKAVQRTMPETGTPPEKTVFISGIGCSSRFPYYMETYGFHTIHGRAPAFATGLKLANPELDIWIVTGDGDGLSIGGNHTMHLIRRNLDCQIMLFNNEIYGLTKGQYSPTSRVGTNSPSTPYGSVDRPAQPCAFALGSGARFVARGFDVSKELPNVLKAAHAHKGTAFVEIFQNCIVYNKDVFQDFAAPKGAEDRQLWLVNGEPMLFAKGTKGIALDNEALTLKVVDVADGDWKAAGVIVHDVTNRSVAHMLVEMRFGEFPMALGVLYDDPRPTFEADVVRQNQAAREGKTADLQGLLKKGQTWTVKEGGPEL; this is translated from the coding sequence ATGAACGAGATGACCACCATCGCGAAGACGACCACGCTCAAGGACTGGGAAAGCGACCAGGAGGTCCGCTGGTGCCCCGGCTGCGGCGACTATGCGATCCTGAAGGCGGTGCAGCGCACCATGCCCGAAACCGGGACGCCGCCTGAAAAGACCGTGTTCATCAGCGGCATCGGCTGCTCGTCGCGCTTTCCCTATTATATGGAAACCTATGGCTTCCACACGATCCACGGCCGGGCGCCAGCGTTCGCCACGGGGCTGAAGCTCGCCAATCCGGAGCTCGACATCTGGATCGTCACCGGCGATGGCGACGGGCTTTCGATCGGCGGCAATCATACGATGCACCTCATCCGCCGCAATCTCGATTGCCAGATCATGCTGTTCAACAACGAGATCTACGGGCTGACCAAGGGGCAATATTCGCCGACCAGTCGCGTCGGCACCAACAGCCCCTCGACCCCCTATGGCTCGGTCGATCGTCCCGCGCAGCCCTGCGCCTTCGCGCTGGGCTCGGGCGCCCGCTTCGTCGCGCGGGGCTTCGACGTGTCGAAGGAATTGCCGAACGTCCTGAAGGCAGCGCACGCGCATAAGGGAACGGCGTTCGTCGAGATTTTTCAGAATTGCATCGTCTACAACAAGGATGTGTTCCAGGACTTCGCCGCGCCCAAGGGCGCCGAAGATCGTCAGCTCTGGCTGGTGAACGGCGAGCCGATGCTGTTCGCGAAGGGCACGAAGGGCATCGCGCTCGACAATGAGGCACTGACGCTGAAGGTCGTCGACGTCGCCGATGGCGACTGGAAGGCCGCGGGCGTGATCGTCCATGACGTCACCAACCGCAGCGTTGCGCACATGCTCGTCGAGATGCGGTTCGGCGAATTTCCGATGGCGCTCGGCGTCCTCTACGACGACCCGCGTCCGACCTTCGAGGCCGACGTCGTTCGCCAGAACCAGGCGGCGCGTGAAGGCAAGACTGCCGATCTGCAGGGGTTGCTCAAGAAGGGGCAGACGTGGACCGTCAAGGAAGGCGGACCCGAGCTCTGA